A portion of the Pseudodesulfovibrio sp. JC047 genome contains these proteins:
- the lpxB gene encoding lipid-A-disaccharide synthase, whose amino-acid sequence MHTENSTGPIWINVGEASGDLHGAELIKRFQEIAPETSFIGMGGPAMEAAGLDVHFSMKLISLVGITEIFGGLPRILKLLGQIKRELTSIRPRAIILVDCPEFNFRIAKIAKKLNIPVYYYISPQIWAWRSGRANFLRDHVRKVICILPFEKQFYQKYGMDVDYVGHPLMDVLPLEQLDALPVDTHKIGLLPGSRNKEVSTLLPEFAGAAQLLHTAHPHLHYVMVQAPGMDKKRLLSDWPKDIPVEIIGPETRYETFRSCQCIIAASGTVTLETALIGTPVQVAYKVSLLSEFIGRLLVNVDFISLPNLIAGHEIYPEHIQKDACAETLAKSVSRWLDDQTEYDRVKKELTALRTMVGTPGAPLRAARIIEHDLTELGR is encoded by the coding sequence ATGCATACAGAAAATTCAACCGGCCCCATTTGGATTAATGTCGGCGAAGCGTCAGGGGATCTCCATGGCGCGGAACTCATCAAACGCTTTCAGGAAATAGCTCCAGAGACCTCCTTTATCGGCATGGGTGGGCCAGCCATGGAAGCCGCCGGGCTGGACGTTCATTTCTCGATGAAACTCATTTCTCTTGTCGGCATCACGGAAATTTTCGGGGGCCTGCCCCGCATTCTCAAACTCCTTGGCCAGATCAAACGCGAACTGACGTCGATCCGGCCACGCGCCATTATCCTGGTGGACTGCCCGGAATTCAATTTCCGCATTGCCAAAATAGCCAAGAAACTCAATATCCCGGTCTATTACTATATCAGTCCACAAATCTGGGCATGGCGATCAGGAAGGGCCAACTTTTTGCGAGACCATGTCCGCAAAGTCATTTGCATTTTGCCGTTTGAGAAACAATTTTATCAAAAATACGGCATGGATGTGGACTACGTGGGCCACCCACTCATGGATGTACTCCCTTTGGAACAACTTGATGCCCTTCCTGTCGATACACACAAGATCGGACTGCTTCCCGGTTCTCGAAACAAGGAGGTAAGCACCCTCCTTCCTGAATTTGCCGGTGCGGCACAGCTGCTGCATACGGCACACCCACACCTCCATTATGTCATGGTTCAAGCACCAGGCATGGACAAAAAACGGCTGCTTTCGGACTGGCCAAAAGACATTCCAGTGGAAATAATTGGACCTGAAACACGGTACGAGACATTCCGCTCATGTCAGTGTATCATAGCCGCATCCGGTACTGTGACGCTGGAAACAGCTCTCATCGGCACGCCGGTCCAGGTCGCGTACAAAGTGTCCTTGCTGTCTGAATTTATTGGCAGACTCTTGGTGAATGTGGACTTCATTTCATTACCCAACCTGATAGCAGGGCATGAAATTTATCCTGAACACATTCAAAAGGACGCATGTGCAGAGACACTCGCCAAGTCTGTCAGTCGTTGGCTGGACGACCAGACGGAATATGATCGTGTCAAAAAAGAATTGACCGCGCTCCGCACCATGGTCGGCACACCCGGCGCGCCCTTGCGGGCAGCCCGAATCATTGAACACGACCTGACAGAACTTGGCCGATAG